A single Sporosarcina sp. FSL W8-0480 DNA region contains:
- a CDS encoding HAMP domain-containing sensor histidine kinase → MKRFTLSKKLFTVFLSSIAFTILFSFFFIHFLYSQLYISSIEESIVYQGKRTASHYHYGELSDEIIEKIQWYNIISEYEIIVVDRLDDLSSYFPYKINYENLVGNADRKRLENGAYLLKKGYVNELGREIIGAIFPIKGESGLIGFIYIYVPLAAIQDVFRESIPLMVTVGTLFFFALFMVMNKILNSMFNPLRDLQRLSSEVSKGNYSSRIETDREDEIGQLTNAFNSMSLSLEEQEKRKKEFTSNIVHELRTPLTYIGGYTHALKAKIYSSPEEAESYLTTIEKETVRLNKLVNDLVELNHLQENLYTLHNEPIAIAQLILDTMDLFKILVAEKGLQLSMNIEENSIITGDPQRIQQVFYNVIDNAIKYSREAGRLNITLKKSGKYIEFQVDNEGIHIPKEDIDRIGERFFRTDKARNRTTGGTGLGLSIVKEIIRLHGGTFSIESDPSIGTSVKIHLKERTKDEVN, encoded by the coding sequence ATGAAAAGGTTTACCTTAAGTAAAAAATTATTTACCGTCTTTCTCTCAAGTATCGCATTCACGATTCTATTTTCATTTTTCTTTATTCACTTCCTTTATTCACAACTTTATATTTCAAGTATCGAGGAATCTATAGTTTACCAAGGGAAACGGACAGCCTCCCACTATCATTATGGTGAACTAAGCGACGAAATCATCGAGAAAATCCAATGGTATAATATTATTTCCGAATATGAAATCATCGTTGTCGATCGATTGGATGACCTTTCCTCCTATTTCCCCTACAAGATCAACTATGAAAACTTGGTTGGCAATGCAGACCGGAAAAGGCTGGAAAATGGAGCATATTTGCTTAAAAAAGGGTATGTCAATGAGCTTGGCCGCGAAATCATTGGTGCCATTTTTCCTATTAAAGGTGAGTCAGGTTTAATTGGATTCATTTATATTTATGTCCCATTGGCTGCGATACAAGACGTATTCCGCGAAAGCATACCGCTAATGGTAACTGTTGGCACACTGTTCTTTTTTGCCCTCTTTATGGTCATGAATAAAATTTTAAACTCTATGTTCAATCCATTACGTGATTTACAAAGACTGTCTTCGGAAGTATCCAAAGGGAACTATAGCAGCCGAATCGAAACAGATCGAGAAGATGAAATCGGACAATTGACGAATGCCTTTAATTCAATGAGTCTATCGCTTGAGGAGCAGGAAAAAAGGAAGAAGGAATTCACATCCAATATCGTCCATGAACTCCGGACGCCGTTGACGTATATAGGCGGATACACACATGCCTTAAAAGCAAAAATCTACTCTTCCCCTGAGGAAGCAGAGAGCTATTTAACGACCATTGAAAAAGAAACAGTCCGTTTAAATAAACTTGTCAATGATCTCGTCGAATTAAACCACTTACAGGAAAATCTGTATACCCTTCATAATGAGCCCATTGCAATTGCGCAACTCATATTGGATACAATGGATTTATTCAAAATATTGGTTGCCGAAAAAGGGCTGCAGCTTTCTATGAACATTGAAGAAAACAGCATTATTACAGGGGATCCGCAAAGGATTCAACAAGTATTCTATAATGTTATCGACAACGCAATTAAGTATTCCCGTGAAGCCGGGAGATTGAATATCACATTGAAGAAATCCGGGAAATACATCGAATTTCAAGTCGACAACGAGGGAATCCATATCCCGAAGGAAGACATCGATCGAATTGGCGAGCGCTTTTTCAGAACAGATAAAGCAAGGAATCGAACGACTGGCGGAACGGGACTCGGGCTTTCGATTGTTAAGGAAATTATACGGTTGCATGGAGGAACTTTTTCCATAGAAAGCGATCCATCCATAGGAACTTCTGTTAAAATCCATTTGAAAGAGAGGACGAAAGATGAGGTCAATTAA
- a CDS encoding NUDIX hydrolase, whose protein sequence is MNRVDVVYALIFKEGKVLMVKNKKYNNWTLPGGGVEKGETLEQAAIREVWEETGLTVEIGKLLAVNETFRQKENNHVLFFTFSTELIGGEVAIQDKDGILDVQWKDLDEADEELPYYEGGIKRLLETSIPYVYQGVQA, encoded by the coding sequence ATGAATCGTGTGGATGTTGTGTATGCATTGATTTTCAAAGAAGGAAAAGTTCTTATGGTGAAGAACAAGAAATATAATAATTGGACGTTGCCGGGAGGGGGAGTGGAGAAAGGGGAGACATTGGAACAAGCGGCAATCCGTGAGGTGTGGGAAGAAACTGGGCTGACGGTTGAGATTGGGAAGCTGCTTGCGGTGAATGAGACGTTTAGGCAGAAGGAAAATAATCATGTTTTATTTTTTACATTCAGTACGGAATTGATTGGTGGAGAAGTTGCTATACAGGATAAAGACGGAATTTTGGATGTTCAGTGGAAGGATCTCGATGAAGCGGATGAAGAGCTCCCTTATTATGAAGGCGGGATAAAAAGGTTGTTGGAAACCTCGATTCCGTACGTTTATCAGGGAGTTCAGGCTTAA
- a CDS encoding GNAT family N-acetyltransferase: MEFIRFDDAKRFAVVAEPVVEKQEDVFSLFYGVLQAIKAGKYDNPFMAAIMEGDEVLALLQMTPPHPVNLVIVDESKIDEVIDFIIQELNETAVTVTSVISLKQWATAFAEKWTAYTGEQQKLLMDQGLYRLDQVDETIEMSPGSWRYASMDDHSLVVSWYSKFEDDANLNRTPIERVNDIVKQFIESQEVFLWENEGKVVSMMKKSRPTRNGVTVSLVFTPKEERRKGYARTMVACGSMELLKEYNFCVLYTDMMNPTSNKIYKEIGYKHIADSIHIGFQK; encoded by the coding sequence ATGGAATTTATTCGATTTGATGATGCAAAGCGATTTGCAGTGGTTGCGGAACCGGTAGTCGAAAAACAAGAGGATGTTTTTAGTTTGTTTTATGGCGTTTTGCAGGCAATTAAGGCGGGGAAGTACGATAATCCTTTCATGGCTGCAATTATGGAAGGGGATGAGGTGCTTGCGCTACTGCAAATGACTCCTCCACATCCTGTAAACCTTGTCATTGTGGATGAAAGTAAAATTGATGAAGTGATCGATTTCATAATCCAGGAACTTAACGAGACTGCGGTCACTGTCACATCGGTTATTAGTTTGAAGCAATGGGCGACAGCTTTTGCTGAAAAATGGACGGCATACACAGGGGAACAGCAAAAACTTTTAATGGATCAGGGGCTGTATCGATTGGATCAGGTTGATGAAACAATTGAAATGAGTCCGGGCAGTTGGCGGTATGCATCAATGGACGATCATTCATTGGTTGTAAGCTGGTATTCGAAGTTTGAAGATGATGCGAATTTGAATCGGACTCCAATTGAACGTGTTAATGATATAGTCAAGCAATTCATTGAATCGCAGGAGGTATTCTTGTGGGAAAATGAAGGAAAAGTTGTTTCAATGATGAAGAAATCAAGACCGACAAGGAATGGTGTCACGGTCTCATTAGTTTTCACACCGAAAGAGGAGCGCAGGAAAGGCTACGCTCGGACGATGGTGGCATGCGGTTCCATGGAGCTATTAAAGGAGTATAATTTCTGTGTTCTATATACGGATATGATGAATCCTACCTCTAATAAGATTTATAAGGAGATTGGATATAAGCATATTGCTGATTCGATTCATATTGGATTTCAGAAATAA
- a CDS encoding histidinol-phosphatase HisJ family protein has product MFDYHMHSSFSKDCKVEMEDMVKGSIAKGLSEICFTEHIDYDYPDELIEFDFDKQQYTERIEELRQIYGGQIIIRKGVEIGVQPHLLQRYDDMLNGESFDFIICSMHTVERKGLHYGEIFKGKSAGEAFLSYYNELLYCVKNFDNYSILGHLDLIKRSTPEIVQNNFHELLSEIFNHIIPAGKGIELNTSGVRYGLPNGLPSDDILKLYKQHGGEIITLGSDAHKPKDIAFQFKESLELLKSIGFSYITTFNNKEPIFHSIDKL; this is encoded by the coding sequence ATGTTTGATTATCATATGCATAGCTCGTTTTCAAAGGATTGCAAAGTTGAGATGGAAGATATGGTCAAAGGCTCCATTGCAAAAGGTCTCTCTGAAATCTGCTTTACTGAACATATCGATTATGATTATCCGGATGAGTTAATCGAATTTGATTTTGATAAACAACAATACACGGAGCGGATTGAGGAGTTACGCCAGATTTACGGTGGACAAATCATCATTCGTAAAGGCGTAGAAATCGGTGTTCAGCCACATCTATTGCAACGATATGATGATATGCTGAATGGGGAATCGTTCGATTTCATCATCTGTTCGATGCATACTGTTGAACGAAAGGGTTTGCATTACGGAGAGATTTTCAAGGGGAAATCAGCTGGAGAGGCTTTTCTAAGTTATTATAATGAATTGCTTTATTGCGTGAAAAACTTCGATAACTACTCGATTTTAGGGCATTTAGATTTGATAAAGAGATCTACTCCGGAGATTGTCCAAAACAATTTCCATGAACTTTTATCTGAAATCTTCAATCACATCATTCCCGCAGGTAAAGGGATCGAATTAAATACATCGGGTGTGCGTTATGGTTTGCCGAATGGTTTGCCAAGTGATGATATTCTTAAGCTTTACAAACAACACGGTGGCGAAATAATTACATTGGGATCAGACGCCCATAAACCCAAGGATATCGCTTTTCAATTCAAGGAGTCGCTTGAGTTATTAAAGTCGATTGGATTTTCATATATAACAACATTTAATAACAAGGAACCCATTTTCCACTCGATAGACAAATTATGA
- the pepF gene encoding oligoendopeptidase F, giving the protein MVKSLPPRSEVKIEETWNLEDLFKTEDDYNAALVQLESEVTSFEERFKGKMTDETAVLEALDGYASIMGKMTPIGTYQSLSLSVDQTNDESQMRSSKYSSISSKLGSKLSFFTSELSEVSSEILEKAKEKSSEYKNYIEELIRQKPYKLHPEVEKTLAAFSSVLNAPYGIYNTTKLVDMKFDDFEVNGEQFPLSYTTFEGGWESEVDTEKRRAAYDAFHAKLREYQHTTAKAYDTHLQKEKTTSDLRGHDNVFDYLLFNQEVDRSMYDRQIDLIMEGLAPHMRKYAKLLQKVHGLDEMTFSDLKIPLDPNYEPKITIEESKKYIDDALSIMGEDYINMVDRSYKERWTDFAQNVGKSTGAFCSSPYGVHPYILISWTGSMEDVFVLAHELGHAGHFYNAHQHQNIFNSRPSMYFIEAPSTMNEMLVANHLLSNSDDPKFKRWVISSIVARTYYHNFVTHLLEAAYQRKVYERIDAGGSVNANVLNNLKRGVLEEFWGDDVKINEGAELTWMRQPHYYMGLYPYTYSAGLTISTQVSKRILSEGQPAVDDWLKVLQAGGTKSPAELSKMAGVDITTEQPLKDTIAYIGELIDQLVELTDEIEAAQVK; this is encoded by the coding sequence ATGGTTAAAAGTTTACCACCACGTTCAGAAGTAAAAATCGAAGAAACATGGAATTTGGAAGACCTCTTTAAAACCGAAGACGACTACAATGCTGCACTTGTCCAACTTGAAAGCGAAGTCACTTCCTTTGAAGAACGTTTCAAAGGCAAAATGACAGATGAAACAGCAGTTCTTGAAGCATTAGATGGATACGCATCCATCATGGGCAAAATGACACCGATTGGCACATACCAAAGCCTATCACTTAGCGTAGACCAAACAAATGACGAATCACAAATGCGATCAAGCAAGTACAGTTCTATCTCTTCTAAACTTGGAAGTAAACTTTCATTCTTCACAAGTGAACTTTCCGAAGTTTCCAGTGAAATCCTTGAAAAAGCTAAAGAAAAATCTTCGGAATACAAAAATTATATCGAAGAACTGATTCGACAAAAGCCATACAAACTTCATCCAGAAGTTGAAAAAACATTGGCTGCATTCTCTTCCGTCTTAAATGCTCCTTATGGCATTTATAATACGACGAAATTAGTCGACATGAAATTCGATGATTTCGAAGTGAACGGGGAGCAATTCCCTCTAAGCTATACTACTTTTGAAGGTGGATGGGAATCCGAAGTTGACACAGAGAAAAGAAGAGCTGCATATGACGCATTCCATGCAAAATTAAGAGAATACCAACATACGACTGCAAAAGCATACGACACGCATTTGCAAAAGGAGAAAACAACTTCCGACCTTAGAGGACATGACAATGTTTTCGATTATCTTCTGTTCAACCAAGAAGTTGACCGCTCCATGTATGACCGTCAAATCGACTTGATCATGGAAGGCCTTGCACCGCATATGCGTAAATATGCAAAACTTCTTCAAAAGGTTCACGGACTTGATGAAATGACATTCTCTGATTTGAAGATTCCTTTGGATCCAAATTATGAGCCAAAGATTACAATTGAAGAATCCAAGAAATACATCGATGATGCCCTATCAATCATGGGTGAGGATTATATCAACATGGTTGACCGTTCCTATAAAGAGCGTTGGACAGACTTTGCTCAAAACGTAGGAAAATCTACAGGAGCATTCTGTTCAAGCCCGTATGGCGTGCATCCATATATCTTGATTTCCTGGACAGGCAGTATGGAAGATGTCTTCGTTTTAGCGCATGAGCTTGGACATGCAGGACATTTCTATAACGCGCATCAACACCAAAACATTTTCAATTCACGTCCTTCGATGTACTTTATCGAAGCTCCATCAACGATGAATGAAATGCTTGTGGCGAACCACCTGCTATCCAATTCGGATGATCCGAAGTTCAAACGTTGGGTCATTTCGTCCATCGTTGCACGTACGTATTACCATAACTTCGTTACACATTTACTTGAAGCGGCATACCAACGTAAAGTGTATGAGCGTATCGATGCAGGCGGCAGCGTAAATGCCAACGTATTGAATAACTTGAAACGCGGTGTATTGGAAGAGTTCTGGGGCGATGACGTGAAGATCAATGAAGGTGCAGAATTGACTTGGATGCGCCAGCCTCACTACTACATGGGCTTGTATCCATACACATACAGCGCAGGATTGACGATTTCAACACAAGTATCCAAGCGTATTCTTTCTGAAGGTCAACCGGCTGTAGACGACTGGTTGAAAGTACTTCAAGCAGGTGGTACAAAATCTCCTGCTGAACTTTCAAAAATGGCAGGCGTTGATATTACAACGGAACAACCATTGAAAGATACAATCGCTTATATCGGCGAATTGATCGATCAGCTTGTCGAATTGACTGATGAAATCGAAGCAGCGCAAGTGAAATAA
- a CDS encoding FixH family protein, whose protein sequence is MKKNVRALLVILGLMVLSACGKEADDGSSMEVLPLLVELSVTEHAEVGETVKMEALVTYGGEKVEDADKVVYEVWEDGMKDDSIMIDSVNEKNGLYTAETIFEKDGLYHIQVHVDAKRLHSMPVKEVIIGEGPNSEGHDDEHAEEGHEHGQTDGFSLHFVKPEHAKAGTDTEMMTHLQIDGQPLENANVRYEVWGDSLGEKHLWIDATELKAGEYTASHSFADAGTYTVKIHVKDDNGLHEHEEFTFEVQ, encoded by the coding sequence ATGAAGAAAAATGTTAGAGCGCTATTAGTGATTTTAGGGTTAATGGTTTTATCCGCCTGTGGAAAAGAAGCAGACGACGGCTCTTCGATGGAAGTCCTACCGCTTCTTGTCGAACTTTCCGTCACTGAACATGCTGAAGTGGGGGAAACCGTGAAAATGGAAGCCCTTGTCACATATGGTGGAGAAAAGGTCGAAGATGCAGATAAAGTCGTATATGAAGTATGGGAAGATGGTATGAAGGACGATTCTATCATGATTGACTCGGTTAATGAAAAAAACGGTTTATATACAGCTGAAACGATATTTGAAAAGGATGGACTTTATCATATCCAAGTCCATGTCGATGCTAAACGTTTGCATTCGATGCCCGTTAAAGAAGTGATAATTGGTGAAGGTCCTAATTCCGAAGGACATGATGATGAGCACGCTGAAGAAGGTCATGAGCATGGCCAGACAGATGGTTTTTCCCTTCATTTCGTAAAGCCTGAGCATGCAAAAGCTGGAACCGACACTGAAATGATGACTCATTTGCAAATCGACGGACAACCTCTTGAAAACGCGAATGTTCGCTACGAAGTATGGGGCGATAGCCTTGGTGAAAAGCATTTATGGATTGATGCGACTGAATTGAAAGCTGGTGAATACACTGCCTCTCATAGTTTCGCTGATGCAGGAACATATACAGTTAAAATTCATGTAAAAGATGATAATGGTTTGCATGAACATGAAGAGTTTACGTTTGAAGTTCAGTAA
- a CDS encoding SCO family protein — translation MRSIKIICFLVPLLLLVACDSSQQTGREVTSFSFTDQNGNPFGTDQLAGKVWIADFIFIGCTTVCPQMTSEMANLQKKVNERGLDVEFVSFTVDPDIDSPIVLKDYISQFTEDESNWHLLTGYSQETIESLALNQFQTIVQKPKTSSQVIHGTNFYIINQDGQIVNEFNYVEENFVEQVLEQVTKLLK, via the coding sequence ATGAGGTCAATTAAAATAATCTGTTTCCTTGTTCCACTTCTCCTCCTTGTCGCATGTGATTCTTCACAACAAACAGGCAGAGAGGTCACCTCTTTTTCTTTCACAGATCAAAATGGAAATCCATTTGGAACAGACCAATTGGCCGGAAAAGTATGGATTGCGGATTTCATCTTCATCGGCTGTACAACAGTTTGCCCACAGATGACAAGTGAAATGGCCAATTTGCAAAAAAAAGTCAATGAGAGAGGCCTTGATGTTGAATTTGTATCTTTTACAGTAGACCCGGACATTGATTCTCCAATAGTCTTGAAAGATTATATTAGTCAATTCACGGAAGATGAATCGAATTGGCATCTGCTGACCGGCTATTCACAGGAAACCATCGAGAGTTTAGCGTTAAATCAATTCCAAACAATTGTCCAAAAGCCCAAAACTTCGAGCCAGGTTATTCACGGAACAAACTTTTATATCATCAATCAGGATGGTCAAATCGTCAATGAATTCAACTATGTGGAGGAAAATTTTGTTGAGCAAGTATTGGAGCAGGTAACTAAACTTCTGAAATAA
- a CDS encoding ASCH domain-containing protein has product MNELPEKSCSIERLVTVPEDVQKVLRGEKTATRRNGVYAYPDEIMILDGKEFKIDKLYKQTLGEMTDEHAVQEGFTNMEEYKQSILALHPNMPWLPKMSVWVHEFSPVTN; this is encoded by the coding sequence GTGAATGAACTACCAGAAAAGTCGTGCTCAATTGAACGTCTTGTTACAGTACCTGAAGATGTACAAAAGGTGTTAAGAGGGGAAAAAACTGCTACGAGACGAAATGGAGTCTATGCATATCCGGACGAGATTATGATCTTGGATGGGAAGGAGTTCAAAATTGATAAGCTCTACAAGCAAACTCTCGGCGAAATGACCGATGAACATGCGGTCCAAGAAGGGTTTACCAATATGGAAGAATACAAACAATCCATCTTAGCCTTACACCCAAATATGCCTTGGCTTCCAAAAATGAGCGTGTGGGTACACGAATTCAGCCCGGTTACAAACTAA
- the rlmN gene encoding 23S rRNA (adenine(2503)-C(2))-methyltransferase RlmN, giving the protein MKKSIYGLTLEQLTAFLVDNGQKKFRAAQVWDWLYKKRVINFADMTNINKECLQLLDENFAIQTLEESVKQVSDDGTIKFLFKMQDGNLIETVLMKFPYGQSVCVTTQVGCNIGCSFCASGLLRKNRDLEAGEIVGQIMKVQEHLDNLGGGERVSHIVVMGIGEPFDNYTNLMNFLRVVNDQNGLSIGARHITVSTSGLTPKIREFAEENIQINLAVSLHAPNNELRSQIMKINKAFPIEKLMDAIDYYLEAKNRRITFEYILLDDVNDHVTEAEQLAKLLHNKRHLSYVNLIPYNPVDEHGQYKRSKPEAIKAFYETLKKRGINCGVRLEHGTDIDAACGQLRSKQIKKEKVKAN; this is encoded by the coding sequence ATGAAAAAATCAATTTACGGGTTAACATTGGAACAGCTGACAGCTTTCCTTGTAGATAATGGACAAAAGAAATTCCGTGCTGCACAAGTGTGGGACTGGCTTTATAAGAAGCGTGTCATCAACTTTGCGGACATGACAAATATAAATAAAGAATGCCTTCAATTATTAGATGAGAACTTTGCTATACAGACTCTTGAGGAGTCGGTGAAACAAGTTTCGGATGACGGAACGATTAAGTTCCTCTTCAAAATGCAGGATGGGAACTTGATCGAAACTGTTTTGATGAAATTTCCTTACGGGCAATCGGTTTGTGTAACGACACAAGTCGGATGCAATATCGGCTGCAGTTTCTGTGCAAGTGGTCTATTGCGGAAAAACCGCGATTTGGAAGCTGGTGAAATTGTCGGCCAAATTATGAAAGTGCAAGAGCATCTTGATAATTTGGGTGGTGGCGAACGTGTCAGCCATATCGTTGTAATGGGGATTGGTGAGCCGTTTGATAATTACACGAACTTGATGAATTTCCTACGTGTCGTCAATGACCAAAATGGTCTGTCAATTGGTGCACGCCATATCACCGTGTCAACAAGTGGCTTAACACCGAAAATCCGTGAGTTCGCGGAAGAAAATATTCAGATCAATTTGGCAGTATCCTTACATGCACCGAATAATGAATTGCGCAGTCAAATTATGAAAATCAATAAAGCTTTCCCAATCGAGAAATTGATGGATGCTATTGATTACTATTTGGAAGCGAAAAATCGCCGGATTACATTCGAGTACATCCTGTTGGATGACGTGAATGATCATGTGACGGAAGCTGAACAATTGGCGAAACTGCTTCATAATAAACGCCATTTGTCTTATGTAAACCTAATTCCGTATAATCCAGTCGATGAACACGGGCAATACAAGCGAAGCAAACCAGAGGCGATCAAAGCGTTTTACGAAACATTGAAAAAGCGTGGGATCAACTGTGGTGTCCGTCTCGAACACGGTACAGACATCGACGCAGCTTGTGGTCAATTGCGTAGTAAGCAAATTAAGAAAGAAAAAGTCAAAGCAAATTAA
- a CDS encoding response regulator transcription factor produces the protein MNPYSILIIDDEPQMRRLIRTFLARDGYSIEEATDGLDALSKIKVKQPDLCIVDVMMPYMDGFQFAKELKQNANIPLIFLSAKGEEWDKIEGLKLGGDDYIVKPFMPGELLARVESVLRRSYQNNPMRQAFVVGPLVIDSDAHTVTLNDQPLPLTLKEFGVLETLAKNKGRVYSREQLLELVWGNNHHSTDRTVDTHIKTLRLKMGEAGSMIETVWGIGYKFEAK, from the coding sequence ATGAACCCCTATTCAATTTTAATAATAGATGATGAGCCGCAAATGAGGAGGCTGATACGCACTTTCCTTGCACGTGATGGCTATTCCATCGAAGAAGCTACCGATGGACTCGATGCTCTATCTAAGATAAAAGTAAAGCAACCCGATTTATGTATTGTCGATGTTATGATGCCCTATATGGATGGCTTTCAATTCGCTAAAGAATTGAAACAAAACGCAAATATTCCCCTAATTTTTTTATCCGCAAAAGGTGAGGAATGGGATAAAATCGAAGGACTGAAACTTGGCGGCGATGATTATATCGTCAAACCTTTCATGCCGGGTGAATTATTGGCAAGAGTTGAATCCGTTCTTAGAAGATCATATCAAAACAACCCAATGAGACAAGCTTTTGTCGTAGGCCCCCTTGTTATTGATTCCGATGCGCATACGGTCACTTTGAATGATCAACCGCTCCCTTTAACACTTAAAGAGTTTGGAGTCCTTGAAACATTGGCTAAGAATAAAGGGCGGGTCTATTCACGTGAACAGCTTCTTGAATTAGTATGGGGAAATAACCACCATAGTACGGATCGGACAGTCGATACACATATCAAAACACTACGCTTGAAAATGGGCGAAGCGGGAAGCATGATTGAAACCGTATGGGGAATCGGCTATAAATTTGAGGCCAAATGA
- a CDS encoding general stress protein, translating into MVIKKIVENAVQAKNEIEELTKQGYTHDDIYIFAHDKKRSDDITEALDTEKVGMKEQGFLDSMKNMLTSRGDELRSKMEAAGLTAEDAADAERELDHGKLVLIAKK; encoded by the coding sequence ATGGTAATCAAAAAAATCGTAGAAAATGCTGTTCAAGCTAAAAATGAAATCGAGGAATTGACAAAACAAGGATATACTCACGATGACATTTATATTTTCGCACATGATAAAAAAAGATCCGATGATATTACTGAGGCACTGGATACTGAAAAGGTCGGTATGAAGGAGCAGGGATTCCTTGACAGCATGAAAAACATGCTCACTTCACGTGGGGATGAACTTCGAAGCAAAATGGAAGCTGCCGGCTTAACTGCCGAGGATGCTGCAGATGCTGAACGTGAACTTGACCACGGGAAGCTTGTCCTGATTGCTAAAAAATAA
- a CDS encoding pyridoxal phosphate-dependent aminotransferase: MISNRLKNMPPHFFSGLVKKVEAAKQSGMDIINLGRGNPDQPTPDHIIKALQQAAERPENHGYSPFNGIPELRKAVADFYKREYGVDVNPDTEVAILGGSKIGLVEIPLAMMNEGDLLLLPDPGYPDYLSGVSLANIEYDTMPLLKENGFMPDFSSIADESKQKAKIMYLNYPNNPTSAVATIPFFEEAISFARENGIFIVHDMAYGGIGFDGVKPISYLQADGAKEIGIEMYTLSKTYNMAGWRVAFAVGNSKMIEAISRLQSQLFIGMFPGIQHAAIAALGADQSCVRELTALYENRRNVLIRECQRIGWNVEAPKASFFAWLPVPEGYTSESFSDILLQQAGVVVAAGNGFGKYGEGFVRVGLLESEERIAEAVGRIEALGIFTASEA; the protein is encoded by the coding sequence ATGATTTCAAATCGATTAAAAAACATGCCGCCTCACTTTTTCTCCGGATTGGTAAAGAAAGTGGAGGCTGCAAAGCAATCTGGTATGGACATTATCAATCTTGGAAGAGGTAATCCCGACCAACCAACACCCGATCACATTATTAAAGCCTTGCAGCAAGCCGCGGAACGTCCCGAAAATCATGGGTACTCTCCATTCAATGGTATTCCAGAATTGCGAAAGGCAGTTGCAGATTTTTATAAGCGGGAATACGGCGTGGACGTGAACCCTGATACGGAGGTTGCTATTTTAGGTGGTTCAAAAATAGGGTTAGTGGAAATTCCCCTTGCGATGATGAATGAAGGCGACCTACTCTTATTACCGGATCCGGGTTACCCCGATTATTTGTCCGGTGTTAGTCTTGCTAACATTGAGTATGATACGATGCCGCTTCTTAAGGAAAATGGGTTCATGCCAGACTTCTCTTCTATTGCGGATGAGTCGAAGCAAAAAGCTAAGATCATGTATTTGAACTATCCGAACAACCCTACAAGTGCTGTCGCAACCATTCCTTTTTTTGAAGAAGCTATTTCCTTTGCGAGAGAGAATGGAATATTTATTGTGCATGATATGGCGTATGGAGGGATTGGATTTGACGGAGTTAAGCCGATAAGTTACCTTCAAGCGGATGGAGCTAAGGAAATCGGAATAGAAATGTACACCTTATCGAAAACGTATAATATGGCTGGATGGAGGGTCGCCTTCGCAGTAGGGAATTCAAAGATGATTGAAGCCATAAGCAGATTGCAAAGTCAGCTGTTCATCGGAATGTTCCCTGGAATCCAACACGCGGCAATTGCAGCTTTAGGTGCAGATCAATCATGTGTGAGAGAACTGACGGCGCTATATGAGAATCGTAGAAATGTCTTGATAAGGGAATGTCAGCGTATCGGTTGGAACGTGGAAGCGCCGAAAGCCTCTTTCTTCGCCTGGTTACCTGTTCCTGAAGGCTATACGAGTGAATCATTTTCGGATATCCTTCTTCAACAAGCAGGGGTGGTCGTTGCTGCAGGCAATGGCTTTGGTAAATATGGAGAGGGCTTTGTCCGTGTCGGATTATTAGAGAGTGAGGAACGGATTGCAGAAGCAGTCGGGAGAATTGAAGCTTTGGGGATATTTACAGCGAGCGAAGCGTGA